In the Bacillus amyloliquefaciens DSM 7 = ATCC 23350 genome, ACGGTATGTCCATCAGCGCTTGCCATACAGCCAGCTGAAATTCTGTTCCGTAAAGATCCAGCGGCACTGAAAATGCTGATCTGCCGTTTTCGATGTACTCGGACAGCTCTGCCGTGTAAGGCGCCAGTTTTTCATCATCACGCACCAAGCGGTGTTGCGGCATTGCTTTTCCTGTCCACCGCTCAAGCTCTTCAAAGTTTCCATGATTCGAACCTATAAAGCAAAGCCCCGTAGAAGTGGCGGCTGTATACAGACTCCACTCATTCCGTGTGAAGAGTGTCCAATAAACCATAGTCTCTTTACTCATAGTGAATCTCTCCCCGTCCCTTTCCGGCAGTTTTTCTGTATGCTGTAGGCGAACTTCCCGTTCTCTTTTTAAAAAGAGTCGCGAAATGTGCTGTGTTTGGAATTCCGACAGTCAGAGCGATCTCCATAACTGTCTTATCAGTATAGAGTAAAAGGTGTTCCGCCTTCGTCAGTCTTTTTATCTGAATATACTCAATGGGAGACAGCCCCCTGATTTTTTTAAATGTCCGCTGCAAATGATAGGGGCTGCCGTGACACATATCGGCCAGCACGCTCAGAGTCAGTGATTCGTGATAGTGGCTGTCAATATACTCGGTGATTTGCGCAATCCATTCTTCATCAGGAA is a window encoding:
- a CDS encoding methylated-DNA--[protein]-cysteine S-methyltransferase → MSKETMVYWTLFTRNEWSLYTAATSTGLCFIGSNHGNFEELERWTGKAMPQHRLVRDDEKLAPYTAELSEYIENGRSAFSVPLDLYGTEFQLAVWQALMDIPYGETYFYSDIAEMIQKPTAVRAVGAAIGANPVLITVPCHRVIGKNGKLTGFRGGLEMKKQLLALEGRNIETLK
- a CDS encoding bifunctional transcriptional activator/DNA repair enzyme AdaA, giving the protein MKTERNILTDEKWNAIIHNDASYDGTFYYAVKTTGIFCRPSCKSRVPNKKNVLVFDTADAALERNFRPCKRCRPNGLRLPDEEWIAQITEYIDSHYHESLTLSVLADMCHGSPYHLQRTFKKIRGLSPIEYIQIKRLTKAEHLLLYTDKTVMEIALTVGIPNTAHFATLFKKRTGSSPTAYRKTAGKGRGEIHYE